A genomic stretch from Arachis stenosperma cultivar V10309 chromosome 3, arast.V10309.gnm1.PFL2, whole genome shotgun sequence includes:
- the LOC130969834 gene encoding ethylene-responsive transcription factor ERF039-like produces MSITEENDRPDPSAKRGTQKRSRQRDTAFRGVRKRSWGRYVSEIRMPGQKTRVWLGSFGSPEMAARAYDSAAFFLKGNSATLNFPDLVHSLPRPLSSSRRDIQSAAAKAAVEVADARSGHDPTGSPGKADSVEWWEGLLGEEEESESVWRTTWFEDVKECGPMNLSPAGSVGELTWNEVFNFNDDVLLFS; encoded by the coding sequence ATGTCCATAACCGAGGAAAATGACAGACCCGACCCGTCCGCTAAACGGGGCACCCAGAAACGTTCCCGCCAGCGCGATACCGCATTCCGCGGGGTTCGAAAACGCAGCTGGGGACGCTACGTCTCCGAGATCAGAATGCCCGGCCAGAAAACCCGTGTATGGCTCGGCTCATTCGGCTCGCCTGAGATGGCGGCTCGTGCATACGACTCCGCCGCTTTCTTCCTCAAAGGAAACTCCGCCACCCTCAATTTCCCCGACCTTGTTCACTCGCTGCCTCGCCCTCTCTCGTCGTCCAGGCGTGACATACAGTCGGCGGCGGCCAAAGCGGCCGTGGAGGTGGCGGATGCACGGAGCGGGCATGACCCGACCGGGTCACCCGGGAAGGCAGATTCGGTGGAGTGGTGGGAAGGTTTGTTgggagaagaggaagagtcAGAGTCGGTTTGGAGAACGACGTGGTTTGAGGATGTGAAGGAATGTGGTCCTATGAATCTCAGTCCTGCAGGTTCCGTTGGAGAATTGACATGGAACGAAGTCTTCAATTTCAACGACGACGTTCTGTTATTCTCCTAA